Below is a genomic region from Sorghum bicolor cultivar BTx623 chromosome 9, Sorghum_bicolor_NCBIv3, whole genome shotgun sequence.
AGgtagcattttttttatttccatcAGGGTTCAGCTCTCTTAACTTGTGAGCTTGAAAGTTCAGTCACTTATGTCTCCCTTGGAACGCAGGAATTTTTATAGAAGTTGTATATGTATATTACAGGAATCAAttcatttttagttttttaCAAAGAAAACATGCCTTACGATTGTTAGCGCAGATTAAGGTCATAATGCACATTGTTGAACACCTCATGGCATGCTCAAAATTCCTACAACGAACTCCAAATCAATATCTATATTTGCCAAATCAAATGAAGCTCCTAAAAGAGAATGTCAAAGTGTCAAACACCTATCTCTTCAGTTCAATGTAACTGAAGGTTCTGAAACAAAATGTGTGGGAGTTGCAGGCCTGTAGAAAACAGTGGAGGCGTGCTGTAGTGTAACGTTGTGGACAGCTTGTACAAACTTGTAGCTGCGCATGAGTGAAGAAGCAGACGCACCTCAGGCTTGCAGGCCTTGCAAAGCGCGCCGAGGGAGTTGGCGAGCGCGGAGGCGTCCTCCGcaacgccgcggccgccgccgacgcTGGTCCCGATCCCGCTCCCGCTCTGCGGCGGCAGGACGTGGAGCAGGGTGAGGAAGTCGCCCTTGTTGGCGACGTGGGTGAGCGCCCACATCATGGCGTGCTTGGCGCCGGAGCTCTggtccaccaccaccatcacccgCTTCCGCcccgccgcagccgccgccgcagcctccTCCGTCCTGCAGAACCGGCGGTGTCCCCGCGCCCTGCTGGCCTTCTTCGTCCTGGACCAGCGCCGCGACCCGCGCCTGCTgccggtgccgccgccgccgcactccCACTCCCGCTGCACCAGCTGGTGCGgcgcgctgccgccgccgtcgctcgAGCTCAGCTGCCGCAGGAAGTGCTCGCTGCTGCCCCCGCTGCTCCCCATCGCTCCCGCCGCGAGGTGCGTGTGCGCGCGGCTCGGTGCGTGTGCGCGCTGTGGTGGTGGTGTCGACTGTCGTGTGCTGGGCTCTGGCTTTGGTGCGCGTGTGTGCGTGATGTAACGTTCTTTCTTGTTTTAAAGTGGAGGCGGGCACACCCGCACAGGTCAGAGTTAATCTATGCCCGCCTCTAATAAATCAGGTGGTTTGTTAAAGTAAGTACGGTCAACAGTTTAATACTAGTATACTTCGATCGGCACAGAAAATACTAGCTCTCAAGGCCGTTTATTAGTCCGTTTGCAACTCCAGTTTGTTTTCTtctacatactccctccatctcaaattataagtcattccaagaatcttggagagtcaaacttttctaagtttgaccaaatttatatgataaaataattattattatgatagcaactaaatatcattagattcttccttaattatattttcatagtatactcactttacgttacaaatcttagtatttttctctaaaaTTTTAGTCAAATGTGAAAATTCTTTgtctctccaagatttttggaatgacttccaatttggaatggagagaaAATACATGCATATGTTGGGTGGGTGGAGATGCAAGTTTGGTTTTTTCTCAAGGATAAACATGAGAGATGAGATAAAAATAAGCTAGCTAACTGATGGTCTTTTTGAATCCCTCGGTCTAATAATTAGGGTGCGAATGGTTCTAGGGTCCGTTTGGTCCtcttttgctaaattttagcgagCCAAATTTTAGTCATTTTAATAGTTAAATTTCCAAACACACTAACTAAAAAAAAGCTAAAATTGTTTAGTCCTATTAGTCACCTAAGACTAGCTAAAGTAGTTTTAGCTGGcgaaaatttagcaagaggaacCAAATAAGCCCTCTACCTTGCTTATGTGAAAAGCCAGTCTCACTCTGACTCCCAATATATACATATTTGAGAGTTTTTTTAGGCCGGTCTCGCTGGGAATGAGCAATTATTGACATTGCTAGAGCATATTTGACAGTTTTAGATTAATTACTTACCAAATCTATGATTATTctaccctctctctctcttcaagcATTCAAATTTGTCCTAAATTATAAGGAATTCTAGATGTACCCTTCGAAGAACAACATTCACATGCATACCTAccattaatatatatatatatatcgatcCAAATATGGTAATCCAATAGGGCTACATACAACATTTGTTTCACCACATAATATATCCTAAAGTTGCTTGGATACGTCTGTATTTGAGGACTGGGGGAGTAATGCTtaaaagagagtagagagaaaattTTACTCCTAGAAAATCAAAACATGGAGGCACCGCTCAAATTCAGCCTCATCAACGAGTAGGGCTCGGATATCGAGTCAGCTCGACTCCACTCATTATAGCTTATCTCATTATGGCTCGACTCGTTATGGCTTATTATATAAACGAGTTAGAAGATAAGCTCGACTTGACTTGTTAATGAGCTTGAGCTTGTTTGGCTCGCGAGCCAAAACATAAAAACACAATACACAGAGATTATAACCGCAAATTAGCAATAAACAAATCACATGCATATTAAAATGAAAGAAACAAAATACATATGAATTTTGCATGAATATGATGTTGTGGGGTAGGCCGGTGATGTGATTGGTTGGGGCCATGGTCTCTATTGATATAGGATTTTAGTGTTTAATCGGGATATATGGACTGACCGAGAGATATATAtgggttgttgttgttgttatatGAATTATCTTGGGTTGTTTTGGCTCGCGAGTTGACTCAACCTTGCTCGTTAATTAACCGAATTGGCTTATTAATTAAAAATTCAAACGAGTCGAATAACTAATAAGTAAGTCGAGCGAGCTAGCAAGTTCTGAGTTTTTCGTCCGCGCCTATCCACGAGGCTGACTCCTAGTCCTCTTCCACTGGCCAAACCCTTGTAGCTATTGCGACTCCTTGCCACAACAGCATCATATACACGTGCAATGGCCTCGGCACAgggaattcatcgaactccctcATATATCATCTGGGGTGGTTCTGCACTTCTGCCTTCTTGCTTCCATCAAACGTGCCTCTTCCAGCGGTGTCATGGCCATCGTGAACCACGCTGCTGCCCACTCCTCTGCGGCTCTGCTCCTGCTAAACTAGCTCCACTCCTGGGTGACTGCTTGCATCGGTTCTTATCAAAATTAGGCAACGCAATGAAAGAGTCCATTAAAACAACTAATTCTAGTTCTACCATTTGttgggctatttggggatgccGGAATGATGTTATCTTTAACGAactcaaaactaactctattatGCAGGTTATTTTCAGGGGAGCATTCTGGCTTCGCTTCTGGGCACCGCTGCAGCGTGATGAGCAAGCTAAAGCCATCCTTTCGGCGATAAGCAAAAAGTTGGAGATTATTGCCTTAGACATTTCAAATAAAGGACGGAAGCATTTATACAGTTTATTTTAGCATCCTGGTCACTGTTAAAGACCATGGCTTGCTCTTTctttttatatctaaaaattgTAATAATTGGTTGTGTACATTCCTGGATGTAGAGGCCGGATTTttatatccattatctaaaaaagaaCTAGAATTATAAAACGatggaacaataaaacaaatagCAATATATGGATATCTTGtatatcttttatattattAAAAATAGTAATTATGGAGACGGCGTAGATACCTTACATTAAAAAGTTAAACATTAGTAGCTAGAGATGACGTGACATTTAGTAGGAGATTGTAGATGTTAATAACTTGTATGTTGAGATAGAAGACTAGTGGAGTTTATGACTATAAGATACGATAAGCATATCATTGATAAAGTTGCTTCAAAAATTCCAGGGTGGAAAGGTCAATTACTCAATGAAGCAGGTAGAACGGCTCTGGTGAAATCGACCCTATCAGCCATACTCATTCATACATCCATTGCCCTAGGACTGTCGCCATGGGCACTGGACTCCATTGATCGACTGCGCCGTGCTTTCATTTGGGCAGGTGCAGACGCTGTTGCCGCTAGAAAATGCAAGGTGGCCTGGACCAAAGTCAGCAGGCCTAAGGAATTGGGAGGCCTAGGCATCTCTGACCTCCGACGTTCAGGGATAGCTCTCAGAGTGAGATGGGTCTGGAAGGATAGACAGCGTGGGCAGCAAACCGCATGCAGGGAGCAACGTGTGTTTGCTCTTTTTCGTGCGGCCACAATTCTGCAGATTGGCAATGGCGAATCCACGTTCTTATGGACCGATCGATGGCTAGAAGGAAAGTGCGTCGACGAGATCGCCCCGTTGGTCTCTGCTTTGGTGTCTGCTAGAAGACGGGAAGACGGGCTACGACGACCGTGGCAGCAGGTCTTCTCAACAAATACTTGGGTCAGCCATATCCGAACAGCGCCCACTCTACAGCTTATGGTGCAGTTTGCACACTTATGCGACATGATCGAACAGGTGCAGCTTACAGATCATCCAAACACCTTTCTGTGGAAACTCATGGCAGATCAAACCTACTCTGCTGCATATGCGTATGGAGCTATGTTCTTCGGCTCCTCGCCAGTGCTTGGCGCCAAGCACTGTGGAAAACGGCTGCCCCACCACGGGTTCATTTCTTCTTCTGGTTGGTTCTCCATGGACGTTGTTGGACCGGAGATCGGTGTTTCCGTCATGGCCTACAGACGGCGAACGACTGTGTCATGTGCCTCCAAGAACTGGAGACAATGGATCACATCTTACTTGGCTGCAGCTTTAGTCGCCAGGTATGGCAAATCTGCTTGGACAGGATACATGTTTCACTGCAGGTAGGCCAGGAGAGGGGTTTTGAGTGGTGGCTGCGGTCAAGGAAACTGATCCCCAAGCTCCTCCGACGAGAGTTCGACTCCTAGTCAATGCTGCTTGGTTGGATGCTGTGGAAAGAAAGGAATGCACGGACTTTTGACAGGGCGACCAGAACGCTCCTCCAACTAGCTGATGCCACCTTGGACGAAGCTCAGACTTGGTGCCTGGCCAGGAATAAGCACCTCTCGGTGCTACTGGCGAGACGTTAGCCCGCTGTTCCTAGCTTTCTGTACTAGGCTGCTTATGAACTTTTAGTTTCAATGTAAATCTGGGCTGCGAGTTCGAGTAGTGTTAGGCTCAGTCTTCAAGGCTGGCAACGGTTGTTGCCGTGTTCTCTGTTAAACTTTGCTTCCTGCTTAATGAAATACGCACCTTGGCGTGGTCTCAAAAAAAGCATATCCCACGTGTCATCGTGGGTATTGTAAATAATTTTTTTGCGGATTGTATGGTATTGCTAACGTGGATAAAATAAATACTTGTTAGTGGATAATAATGTGGCTTGTTGACGTGGATATATAGCTTGCATGAGTAGATATGTGTCGTAATTGCATGTATAGAGATGACTCGGTTATTTCAACATACAATACTCTTGGTTGGATGCACATCTACCGTGTGTGACTGCTGCTATGACAAAACCTGGATCTACAAACGCTATGAAGAAGACAGCGAGTCCATTGATGCCAGCCTCCTCAGATCTTCTTCGGTGACCACGAACAGCTTGTCGTTGTCCCGGATCACGTCGATGGAGTCGATCTCCGCTCCTTCGTCGTTCACGATCAGACCCTTCTTCGCATCAACTTTCAATTTCTCACCTGAAGAAAAGGAAAGCACAATAGCATACTTTCAATGTCACTGCAGCTGCAATTAACTGAATGAACTGTGCTTTCCGCGCCTACCGACGATGGCTTTGAATTCTTCCAAGGTGCCAGGCAGATTGATCAGCTTGCCAGCTTCAGAGCTGCGGTTTCTGAGGAAAGGGTGACCCTTGTATACGCTCACCCGAGGCCAGCATTGGTTGTCCGAGCTTGTGCCCTGTAATCTTCCTGGACGGCTGTGCCCCGACGAGCCGCCGTCCGGGATCACCGCTGGCGAGTCAACGATGGTTATCGAGTGGCCGAGCTCCCGCTTCTGCAGTAGCTCGCGCAGCTCGGTCGGCGACATTGTTAGCCGCGCGGCGCCAGAGCCGGAGCCGTCGTCGTCGAGGCTCGCCTTGTCCACGCTGGCCCCATTCATGATCAGGAACCTGGCCGCGTCGGCGTGTCCCTCGGCCATCGCGACGCGCAGCGCGGTGGCGCCGTCGTGGTCCTCCGAGTCCACATCAAGGCCGAGCTTGAGGAGCTCCCGGAGCGCGCCGAGGTCGCCGCGGCGCGCGGCGAAGCACAGGACATCTCCTCCGGCGTGCGGGTTGGACGCGCGCGCAAAGTGGTACAGGATGTTGAAGATCTTGTGGTGCCCCGCTGCGATGGCGTTCCACATCGCCGTGTTGCCCTGTGCGTCCTTGATGTTCACGTTGCACGCGTGCTTGAGCAGCACCAGCACGCAGTCCTCGTACCCATTGGACGCCGCGATGTGCTGCGTGTGGCGTCGCCAACAACAGCGTCCGGATCAAAATGGTCGTGCTGTGCATGGATGCAGAATGTCCTGAATTTGGCTGTATGTTCGCTTACCAGTGCTGTTCTGCCCTTGGCGTCGCCGACGTCAGCGTCCTTCCCTGCCCTGAGGAGGTCCTCGAGTAAGCCGCTGTTTCCCATCGCGGCGACCGTCAGCACATTCGCGTCGTCGTCGTGCTCGCCAGTGTTGTCTCCCAGCAAGTCATCGGCCTTCATGCCATGCATCTCGACCTGATGCTGCAACACACACGGAGGCAAGCAAAGGAACCGTTTCAGTGATCACCAGTTGCAGCGCAGAGCACGGTGCAGTTTCTTCAGACTTTTGCAGATAGCTGTGAGACGACTGGTAAGTGGTAACCTTGAGAAAGTTCTTGATGATGACGACGCTGTCCTCGGGCCTGCTCTGCATGGCCTCCTTGAGAGTGGCCTGCTTCAGCCGCAGCAGCTGGCTCAGCGTCCTCGTCCGGAACGTGAAGGCCTGCGCCCGGTCACTCAGCGCGCTCACCTCGCCGAAGATGTCCCGTGTCCCCAGCGTCGCCTTCACGTGCTCATCGATGCCGTTGAACAGTATGacctccacctcgccggagacGACGACATACACGTCGTCCGGAGCCTCGTTCTGCACGATCACGTCCTCCTTGGGCGGGATGTACTCCGGCTTCATCTTGGTGACCAGGGACAGGAGCATTTCTCTTGAGACCCCGTTGAAGAGGTAGACGTCCTTGACGACCGGCACGAAGAGGTGCTCGCAGATACTCTTGCAGATGGACTTGGGTAGCTGGTCCATGAGCTGCTGCTGGTTCAGACTCTCGGCCCTGAACTTGAGGCACATGTAGGCCAGGATCTGCTGCTTCAGCCGTGGCGGCAGGTGGTTCCGGCCCACAAAGCTCGACGCCGCCCTGATACTGTTCCTCTGCATCCATCATCCAAATGCAAGCCGTGTCATTCATTTTGCATAGCAGTAAATAGCAAGAGCGAGCAGTGCTTACAAATTCCATGGTGCGGCGCGTGCCCTCGACGACGAGGTTGGTCATGTTGCCGATGAGGTAGGCGGTGAGCCCGAGGTTGAAGAGCATGTAGAAGATGTTGAAGATCATCTCGACGGTGTTCTCGGCGTGCAGGTCGCCGTAGCCGACGGTGGTCATGGTGGTGATGGACCAGTAGATGGAGGAGATGTAGCGGATCCGCAGGCTGGCCTGCCGGAAGTTGGGGATCACCGCGCCGATCCACGTCTTCTCCCGGTGCGGGTACCGGTCGGCGATCAGGTAGTACAGGCAGCCGGCGCAGTGGACCAAGAACAGGGTCACCTGAACGTGCACGCACGGCGCACAGCCAAACGATTCAGAATTCAGTCATCGGAACATGGAAATTGCGCGGTGATCAACGTGGTAGGTTCTTCAATCTAAGCTAGGTGGATGTGGATGGTTACCGACCGCGACGAGGCGCGCGCAGCGGATCCAGAAGTAGCTGAAGCGGATGTCCTTCTCGAGCCTGGTGAAGAACTGCTTCACCCTGCGGAGACGCCAGAGGCGTAGGACGCCCAGCATGCTGTACGCGGCGTTCTCCCTGACCTCGCCGGTGACGAGGTAGGCAAGGCCCTGGAACGGGATCGTCGATGCCACGTCCATGATGAAGAACGTCGACAGGTACCTACAGCAAAGCTCGCAGCGTCAGTTGCTTGCTGAAGCAATTATTCTGCTTCCCCTTTTCATTTTTTGAgggaatttttttttcttcatatAGGAGGAAAGATCAAGCAATATTCAGTCAAGGCCCGGTTTGAGCGAGGGATCgcagtaattttttttttgtgaaatgGCCCATGGGCCGAAAAGCTAAGCCTAAGCCTTTCGTTTGGGCTTATGATGTTTTTTTATTATGGAAAAGTCTGCTTTTCCTCTCTCAACTTTTAAACCATGCATTTTACCTCCCTAGAGCGGGTTTGAAGGCGGTTTTGTTATAGTAAATGGTGGTTTTACTACAGtgatggtggttttgtctttttctttttttaattatctcgactgaatctttgaaaaattatagtaaattacagaaaaatcataaaatagaaaatctaattttattgGACTTCACATAAGTAGATgaacataataaatatataatatggtatactttattacaaagtttttgctagaAAGATTTtgtctttttgttttttatttatttcggctaaatatttgaaaaaacatagtaattacagaaaaaaatcataaaataagaagtccaattttgttagactccacatgagcatATATACAcagtaaataaataatatagtatgctttagtataaataTTTTggtgtagctttagatctatgcttcTGTAATTAaatgaaataattcatagctgcatCTTCTATgattattttgttggactaaagcATACCTATATTATATGGTATATATACTCATGTAGAGtccaaaaaaattagattttctattttataatttttctatgatttactatgatgttttaaagattcaaccaaataaataaaaaagaaaaagacaaaaccattatagcaaaaactttatactaaagcatactatattatatgcttactgtgtagatctacttatgcaGAGTCAAAAAAATTGGATTTTCCATTTCATGattttttgtgatttactataatttttcaaagattcaaccaaaataattaaaaagaaaaagataaaaccaccggactgtagcaaaaccaccgTTCACTATAGCAAAACAACC
It encodes:
- the LOC8058492 gene encoding potassium channel AKT2 encodes the protein MKSSSSAGGSSGTGTGSRSGSGSFNLRNLSKVILPPLGGPSGQSQSHGGSDKWVISPLDSRYRWWDTLMVVLVAYSAWVYPFEVAFMNASPKGGLEVADIVVDLFFAVDIVLTFFVAYIDHRTQLLVRDRRKITLRYLSTFFIMDVASTIPFQGLAYLVTGEVRENAAYSMLGVLRLWRLRRVKQFFTRLEKDIRFSYFWIRCARLVAVTLFLVHCAGCLYYLIADRYPHREKTWIGAVIPNFRQASLRIRYISSIYWSITTMTTVGYGDLHAENTVEMIFNIFYMLFNLGLTAYLIGNMTNLVVEGTRRTMEFRNSIRAASSFVGRNHLPPRLKQQILAYMCLKFRAESLNQQQLMDQLPKSICKSICEHLFVPVVKDVYLFNGVSREMLLSLVTKMKPEYIPPKEDVIVQNEAPDDVYVVVSGEVEVILFNGIDEHVKATLGTRDIFGEVSALSDRAQAFTFRTRTLSQLLRLKQATLKEAMQSRPEDSVVIIKNFLKHQVEMHGMKADDLLGDNTGEHDDDANVLTVAAMGNSGLLEDLLRAGKDADVGDAKGRTALHIAASNGYEDCVLVLLKHACNVNIKDAQGNTAMWNAIAAGHHKIFNILYHFARASNPHAGGDVLCFAARRGDLGALRELLKLGLDVDSEDHDGATALRVAMAEGHADAARFLIMNGASVDKASLDDDGSGSGAARLTMSPTELRELLQKRELGHSITIVDSPAVIPDGGSSGHSRPGRLQGTSSDNQCWPRVSVYKGHPFLRNRSSEAGKLINLPGTLEEFKAIVGEKLKVDAKKGLIVNDEGAEIDSIDVIRDNDKLFVVTEEDLRRLASMDSLSSS
- the LOC8058491 gene encoding uncharacterized protein LOC8058491 — protein: MGSSGGSSEHFLRQLSSSDGGGSAPHQLVQREWECGGGGTGSRRGSRRWSRTKKASRARGHRRFCRTEEAAAAAAAGRKRVMVVVDQSSGAKHAMMWALTHVANKGDFLTLLHVLPPQSGSGIGTSVGGGRGVAEDASALANSLGALCKACKPEVEVEALVIQGPKLSTILSQVKKLEASVLVLSQRKPSPFCCFLRSSSEEVVEECINRAECLTLAVRRQSKGVGGYLVSTRWQKNFWLLA